In a genomic window of Methanosarcina horonobensis HB-1 = JCM 15518:
- the twy1 gene encoding 4-demethylwyosine synthase TYW1 has translation MPLEEKKEEKENSRESLSEVLEENRDEEQTPIPFDIPDFETLLKKQSYALAGRHSAVKTCLWLRKAMNDEGFCYKSKFYGVQSHRCLQMTPTLMCNQRCLFCWRPTEVPVPAPGAWDSPKKIVEESITCQRKLITGFGGSPSALRERWLEGNEPNNVAISLSGEPTFYPYLPELIEEYEKRGFTTFLVTNGTVPSMLAKVNPSQLYMSLDASDLETYLRVCQPKSPALWDRINESLEIMKEKSSRTVIRTTLVKGENMFNPEGYAELIKKASPDFVEIKAYMHLGFSRLRLDRSAMPSHEEVLEFSKELAKHLGYEIADESEISRVVLLSKDGRKSPVKKPVCPS, from the coding sequence ATGCCGCTTGAAGAAAAAAAAGAAGAAAAGGAAAATTCCAGGGAAAGCCTTTCGGAAGTCCTTGAAGAAAATCGGGATGAAGAGCAGACCCCTATTCCTTTTGATATCCCTGATTTTGAGACCCTCCTTAAAAAGCAGAGCTATGCTCTTGCAGGCCGCCACTCGGCAGTAAAGACCTGCCTCTGGCTCAGAAAAGCCATGAATGACGAAGGTTTCTGTTATAAATCGAAGTTTTATGGCGTCCAGTCCCATCGATGCCTCCAGATGACTCCAACTCTCATGTGCAATCAACGCTGTCTTTTCTGCTGGCGCCCAACAGAGGTTCCGGTCCCTGCTCCCGGAGCATGGGATTCTCCTAAAAAGATAGTAGAAGAAAGCATTACCTGCCAGCGCAAATTGATTACGGGTTTTGGCGGCTCCCCAAGTGCACTCAGGGAGCGATGGCTTGAAGGCAATGAACCGAATAATGTTGCAATCTCTCTGTCTGGAGAACCAACTTTTTATCCTTATCTCCCTGAACTCATTGAGGAATACGAAAAAAGAGGTTTTACTACCTTTCTGGTAACAAATGGAACTGTTCCTTCGATGCTTGCAAAGGTCAATCCCTCACAGTTATATATGAGTCTTGATGCTTCTGATCTCGAAACCTACCTCAGGGTCTGCCAGCCAAAGTCTCCCGCACTCTGGGATAGGATTAACGAATCCCTGGAGATTATGAAAGAAAAATCCTCTCGAACGGTCATTCGGACCACCCTTGTTAAAGGTGAAAATATGTTCAATCCCGAAGGTTACGCCGAGCTGATTAAAAAAGCCTCACCGGATTTTGTAGAAATAAAAGCTTATATGCATCTCGGTTTCTCACGCCTTCGCCTGGACCGCTCTGCCATGCCGTCCCATGAGGAAGTGCTTGAATTCTCAAAAGAACTTGCAAAGCACCTGGGATATGAGATAGCAGATGAGTCTGAAATCAGCCGGGTTGTCCTGCTTTCAAAGGACGGAAGGAAATCTCCTGTAAAAAAGCCTGTCTGCCCGAGTTAA
- the prf1 gene encoding peptide chain release factor aRF-1, with protein sequence MTEHSAHEMYEFKKKLEGLRDKKGRSTELISLYIPPDKQIFDVTNQLKDEHGQAANIKSKLTRTNVQGAIESLLSRLRYLDKVPENGIVYFTGAVDIGANKTSMESEVIVPPEPITVYKYHCDSSFYLEPLEDMLKDKSTFGLLVLDRREATVGLLVGKRIQPFRNLTSTVPGKQRKGGQSAHRFQQLRLIAIHDFYKRIGDAASEVFMAVDHKDLKGVLIGGPSPTKEEFYAGEFLHHELQKKILGLFDTAYTDESGLSELVNAAGEKLQDIELMSQKNAVRDFFKELIADSGKAAYGEAQVRANLEINAVDVLLLSEDLRAERITANCSVCGYENKWTRRWKPGEPAPAAGNCPKCGSSLEVTDVTDVVDEFSELADKSNAKVVFVSTDFDEGSQLMNAFGGIAAILRYSTGV encoded by the coding sequence ATGACTGAACATTCTGCACACGAGATGTACGAATTTAAAAAGAAGCTTGAGGGCCTCAGGGATAAAAAAGGAAGGAGCACCGAGCTCATATCCCTTTACATCCCTCCTGACAAGCAAATTTTCGATGTTACAAACCAGTTAAAAGACGAACATGGACAGGCTGCAAACATTAAGTCCAAACTTACGAGAACAAATGTCCAGGGAGCGATCGAGTCTCTACTTTCAAGGCTCAGATACCTGGACAAAGTACCTGAAAACGGGATAGTTTACTTTACGGGAGCCGTGGATATCGGAGCCAATAAGACTAGCATGGAAAGTGAGGTAATTGTCCCTCCCGAACCAATCACTGTCTACAAGTACCACTGTGATTCATCTTTCTATCTTGAGCCTCTTGAAGATATGCTTAAGGACAAGAGCACCTTCGGGCTTCTGGTTCTTGACCGCAGAGAAGCAACTGTAGGGCTTCTGGTGGGAAAGAGAATCCAGCCATTCCGCAATCTGACTTCGACAGTTCCTGGCAAGCAGAGGAAAGGAGGTCAGAGTGCCCATCGTTTCCAGCAGCTCAGGCTCATTGCAATCCACGACTTCTACAAGAGGATAGGAGATGCTGCAAGTGAAGTCTTCATGGCTGTTGATCATAAAGATCTCAAAGGTGTGTTGATAGGGGGTCCCTCTCCGACAAAGGAAGAGTTCTACGCAGGGGAATTCCTGCACCACGAGCTTCAGAAGAAAATCCTCGGATTGTTTGACACGGCATATACAGATGAATCAGGGCTTTCCGAGCTTGTAAATGCTGCAGGAGAAAAACTTCAGGATATTGAGCTTATGAGCCAGAAGAATGCAGTCAGGGATTTCTTCAAGGAACTGATTGCTGACTCGGGTAAGGCAGCTTATGGAGAAGCCCAGGTCAGGGCAAACCTCGAGATCAATGCAGTGGATGTGCTCCTGCTCTCCGAAGACCTGCGGGCAGAAAGGATAACTGCGAACTGCAGTGTCTGCGGATACGAAAACAAATGGACAAGGCGCTGGAAACCCGGAGAGCCTGCCCCCGCAGCCGGTAACTGTCCTAAGTGTGGTTCTTCCCTTGAGGTTACAGACGTTACGGATGTTGTGGATGAATTTTCAGAGCTTGCCGACAAAAGCAATGCAAAGGTAGTTTTCGTGTCCACCGACTTTGATGAGGGTTCCCAGCTCATGAACGCCTTTGGTGGCATAGCTGCAATCCTGCGATACAGTACTGGAGTCTAA
- the porD gene encoding pyruvate synthase subunit PorD, protein MKTDEEKNGLNISRCRTCKPGSTLKNKTGGWRNFRPVYIYEKCTKCGICEIVCPDMSVKPREDGFFEYDYDYCKGCGICANECPADAIEMILEEK, encoded by the coding sequence CTGAAAACCGATGAGGAAAAGAACGGTTTAAACATTTCACGCTGCAGAACATGTAAGCCCGGTTCAACCCTTAAAAACAAAACCGGTGGCTGGAGAAATTTCCGTCCTGTCTATATTTATGAAAAGTGCACCAAGTGCGGAATCTGTGAGATTGTGTGCCCTGACATGTCTGTCAAGCCAAGAGAAGACGGCTTTTTTGAGTATGATTATGATTACTGCAAAGGTTGCGGCATCTGTGCAAACGAATGTCCTGCAGATGCAATTGAAATGATCCTGGAGGAGAAATAA
- a CDS encoding signal peptidase I produces MNKTNTQNNTQEEGSFLVSLGKDLLSVAAVLIAFMVLSKLAFGLWTPMVAVESGSMEPHMQVGDIVFIKSIDRVDLVTHEEGNDSGYMTFEDYGDVILYRPYGQEGITPIIHRAMYRVEAGEPMWENGPVAPYSGYITKGDNTVTNRHYDQEGQISYYVPVKDEWIIGVAKYRIPYLGYIRLLFS; encoded by the coding sequence ATGAATAAAACTAATACACAAAACAATACCCAGGAAGAAGGAAGTTTCCTGGTCTCCCTTGGAAAGGATTTGCTGTCAGTAGCAGCTGTCCTGATAGCCTTTATGGTTCTTTCCAAACTGGCATTCGGGCTCTGGACCCCTATGGTTGCAGTGGAGTCCGGAAGTATGGAGCCTCATATGCAGGTAGGAGATATTGTCTTCATCAAAAGCATCGATCGAGTTGATCTTGTTACTCATGAAGAAGGGAATGATTCAGGCTATATGACCTTTGAAGATTATGGAGATGTGATACTCTATCGACCCTATGGGCAGGAAGGCATAACTCCTATAATACATAGAGCAATGTACAGGGTGGAAGCAGGAGAGCCTATGTGGGAAAATGGTCCTGTTGCCCCTTATTCGGGATACATTACCAAAGGAGATAACACTGTAACCAACAGGCACTATGACCAGGAAGGACAGATAAGTTACTATGTACCTGTCAAGGATGAATGGATAATAGGAGTTGCAAAGTACAGGATTCCTTATCTCGGGTACATAAGGCTGCTCTTTTCATGA
- a CDS encoding asparagine synthase-related protein, with protein sequence MRSEIRLLNEYYPWKEIKLKGARCYLKGNVFFENKHLNSEKFAELIFPLICKEGQGKEKETGDFLEKLNGEFAFVAETKNIILCAVDKTRSIPLFYIKTKNSITISDSAYYLKDKINQHLNEENAAEFMVAGYVTGNETLFDNIKQVRNGEFLIYQKNEKRLKSCFYFKFLHRNNYELPEIRLIEMLDQTFVNTFSRLIKSTSKQGKKLVVPLSGGLDSRIIVAMLKRLGVNDVICMSYGRKGSRESEISKNVAEALGYEWIFVESTAKKWREYYNSKEADLFRIWAGNLSSLPHMQDFPAVKELKIQGKIPENSVFVPGHTGYGCDIPEYCLDNSTNFDSEAYLAACLKKHYNLWGWPYGQELEKIFKQRISKSTSGLEIKDNETLASALEYFDSNERQAKFIINSVRVYEFFGYEWRIPLWDAELMEFFLRVPIEHRINRNLYKKYARDCLFSGELEILKRIDCTTDFLNLKTLEKRSRYEKLLYYRTFSHSYYDEKVNNPVWGRYFENPLISRLLIKVSRYDNENIEEYPLLKTILEYRNKEKYPLTLNGVSSLEYLAGIKGETYSSRSKTVLKPAVSPAKRPL encoded by the coding sequence ATGAGAAGTGAAATAAGGCTGCTTAATGAGTATTATCCCTGGAAGGAAATAAAACTCAAGGGAGCCAGATGTTATCTAAAAGGAAATGTGTTTTTCGAGAACAAACATCTGAATTCGGAAAAGTTTGCTGAGTTGATATTCCCATTAATTTGTAAAGAAGGGCAGGGTAAAGAAAAAGAAACCGGAGACTTTCTTGAGAAACTAAACGGGGAGTTTGCATTTGTTGCCGAGACTAAAAACATTATACTTTGTGCTGTTGATAAAACAAGAAGCATTCCTTTGTTTTACATAAAAACAAAAAACAGCATTACTATATCAGACAGTGCCTACTATTTAAAAGATAAAATTAATCAGCATCTGAATGAGGAAAATGCAGCAGAGTTCATGGTTGCAGGTTACGTAACAGGTAACGAGACCCTTTTTGACAACATAAAGCAGGTAAGAAACGGGGAATTTTTAATTTATCAAAAAAATGAAAAACGTCTAAAGTCCTGTTTCTATTTTAAATTTTTACATAGAAATAATTACGAACTGCCTGAAATCAGATTAATTGAAATGCTTGATCAAACTTTTGTAAACACCTTCTCAAGGCTCATAAAAAGCACCAGCAAGCAGGGAAAGAAGCTTGTTGTTCCTCTAAGCGGCGGGCTTGATTCGCGCATCATTGTTGCAATGCTGAAGAGACTTGGAGTCAATGATGTTATATGTATGAGTTACGGAAGAAAAGGCAGCCGGGAGTCAGAGATAAGCAAAAATGTGGCAGAAGCTCTCGGATATGAGTGGATTTTCGTAGAATCCACAGCGAAAAAATGGCGCGAATATTATAATTCAAAAGAAGCTGACTTGTTCAGGATATGGGCTGGAAACCTATCGTCTCTCCCGCACATGCAGGACTTTCCGGCTGTAAAAGAGCTAAAGATCCAGGGGAAGATTCCGGAAAACTCAGTATTCGTCCCAGGGCACACAGGATATGGCTGCGATATACCCGAATACTGCCTCGACAATTCAACGAATTTCGATTCAGAAGCCTATCTGGCAGCCTGTCTGAAAAAACATTATAACCTATGGGGATGGCCTTATGGGCAGGAGCTCGAAAAGATCTTCAAGCAGAGGATAAGCAAATCAACATCAGGACTTGAAATTAAAGACAATGAAACACTTGCAAGTGCACTGGAATATTTTGATTCTAATGAAAGGCAGGCAAAATTTATTATCAATTCGGTCAGAGTCTATGAGTTTTTTGGATACGAATGGAGAATCCCGTTATGGGACGCTGAATTGATGGAGTTCTTTTTAAGAGTCCCAATAGAACACAGGATAAACCGGAACCTTTACAAAAAATACGCCAGAGACTGCCTGTTTTCAGGAGAGCTGGAGATACTTAAAAGAATTGATTGCACTACCGATTTCCTGAACCTCAAGACTCTTGAAAAGCGCTCAAGATATGAAAAGCTTCTTTATTACAGGACATTCTCTCACAGCTACTATGATGAAAAAGTGAATAACCCTGTGTGGGGAAGGTACTTTGAAAACCCTCTTATCTCAAGACTTCTAATCAAAGTTTCCAGATATGACAACGAAAACATTGAGGAATATCCGTTATTAAAAACTATTCTTGAGTACAGAAACAAAGAGAAATACCCTCTGACATTGAACGGAGTAAGTTCTCTGGAATATCTGGCAGGCATCAAGGGAGAAACTTATTCATCCAGAAGCAAGACGGTTCTTAAGCCTGCTGTTTCTCCGGCAAAAAGACCTCTTTAA
- the argS gene encoding arginine--tRNA ligase, whose translation MFLELKAQATSILKEAIRKVGFEVEDSELQFETSPHADLASRAAFRLAGIHKQNPKELASRIVSAVEIPDGSYIGKVSAAGPYINFFAGRHYMDGTVTAVREKKEKFGCGAPKDRILLEHTSANPNGPLHVGHIRNSIIGDTLARILRRAGYDVEVQYYVNDMGRQIAVVSWACERFKLDLSRKSDAAIADVYIKANVELDKNPEYVKEIDALMEKVEAGDIRTIERFDRAVSLAVAGIKETLLRLNVVHDKFVSESTFLKSGAVHDIVERIKATGRTETDKGALVVDLSDYGFEKTLVIQRSNGTSLYTTRDLAYHEWKAEQADRIIDIFGADHKLISGQLRATLNAIGIKEPEVVIFEFVSLPEGSMSTRRGQFISADDLFDRVTEAAFEQVETRRPETSYEFKKQVAETVGLGAVRYDIVRVSPEKSTVFNWKEALDFEKQGAPYIQYSHARACSILEKAKEEAAWNPEESINPSLLVEDSEIDLIKKMAMFDSIIDLGARELKPHILAIYARELADAFNQFYRFVPVIAAEDEKVRAARLALVDCARIVLANSLDTLGIGAPESM comes from the coding sequence TTGTTCCTGGAACTTAAAGCTCAGGCTACATCAATTTTAAAAGAAGCTATCCGAAAGGTCGGGTTTGAGGTTGAGGATTCCGAACTTCAATTCGAAACCTCCCCTCATGCTGACCTTGCGAGCAGAGCCGCATTCAGGCTTGCAGGCATTCATAAGCAAAATCCAAAAGAGCTGGCATCTCGTATCGTTTCTGCAGTTGAAATTCCTGATGGCTCATATATAGGAAAAGTGAGTGCGGCAGGTCCTTACATCAACTTCTTTGCAGGCAGGCACTACATGGATGGAACAGTGACTGCTGTTCGGGAAAAGAAAGAAAAATTCGGCTGTGGGGCTCCAAAGGACAGAATTCTCCTTGAGCACACCTCAGCAAATCCTAATGGTCCCCTTCATGTAGGACATATCCGCAATTCAATTATTGGAGACACTCTTGCCCGCATCCTCAGACGTGCAGGATACGATGTGGAAGTCCAGTATTATGTTAACGACATGGGCAGACAGATTGCTGTAGTTTCCTGGGCGTGTGAGCGCTTTAAGCTTGACCTTTCTAGGAAGTCCGATGCTGCAATTGCTGACGTATATATAAAAGCCAATGTTGAGCTGGACAAAAATCCCGAATACGTGAAGGAAATCGATGCCCTCATGGAAAAGGTGGAAGCCGGGGATATCAGGACTATTGAGCGTTTTGACAGGGCAGTTTCCCTGGCTGTTGCAGGGATCAAAGAGACCCTGCTTCGCTTGAACGTTGTCCACGATAAGTTCGTAAGTGAGTCCACTTTTCTTAAATCCGGGGCAGTACATGATATTGTCGAACGCATCAAGGCTACTGGCAGGACTGAGACTGACAAAGGAGCCCTTGTGGTTGACCTTTCGGACTATGGGTTTGAAAAGACCCTTGTTATCCAGCGTTCAAACGGCACTTCTCTTTATACAACTCGCGACCTTGCCTACCACGAATGGAAAGCCGAACAGGCAGACCGCATAATCGATATTTTCGGAGCCGATCATAAGCTTATTTCCGGCCAGCTCAGGGCTACCCTGAATGCGATCGGGATTAAAGAGCCTGAAGTCGTAATTTTTGAGTTTGTTTCTCTGCCAGAAGGCTCAATGAGCACCCGCCGCGGGCAGTTCATAAGCGCAGATGACCTATTTGACAGGGTTACTGAGGCTGCCTTTGAACAGGTCGAAACCCGCCGCCCTGAAACATCATACGAATTCAAAAAGCAGGTCGCAGAAACAGTAGGACTTGGTGCAGTTCGCTATGATATAGTTAGGGTTTCCCCTGAAAAATCCACGGTCTTCAACTGGAAAGAAGCCCTTGATTTTGAGAAGCAGGGTGCCCCTTACATCCAGTACTCACACGCTCGCGCCTGCAGTATCCTTGAGAAAGCAAAAGAGGAGGCAGCCTGGAATCCTGAAGAATCGATTAATCCTTCTCTCCTTGTCGAGGACAGTGAAATCGATCTTATCAAGAAGATGGCAATGTTTGACAGCATAATTGATCTTGGAGCCCGTGAACTCAAGCCTCATATCCTTGCAATCTATGCCCGTGAACTTGCCGATGCCTTCAACCAGTTCTACCGCTTCGTCCCTGTCATCGCAGCTGAGGACGAAAAAGTCAGGGCTGCAAGGCTTGCCCTTGTGGACTGTGCAAGAATTGTCCTTGCAAACTCACTTGATACCTTGGGAATAGGTGCCCCTGAATCAATGTAA
- the dusB gene encoding tRNA dihydrouridine synthase DusB produces the protein MKLKKLKIGKTELSGNLLLAPMADVTNLAFRLLCRRYGADLTYTEMINADALLNESRKSFIKGLSSPDDRPFGVQLVGSCPEKLKQAALFIEEEYRPEIIDINMGCPARCITVAGCGSALLNSPELVYMIISELTDSLNTPVSTKIRLLGREEKTLEIARLIEKAGASALTVHGRTATQMYSGSSNIPGIRAVKSELSIPVIANGDVRDEESAERTLELTDCDGLMIGRAAMGNPFIFKRIGHYLETGEKLETDKQSRRLEDFDTYISLLEEHDLLSSINLRMHAHWFTKGLRGSRQVREKINGLEDGRAITELLRSFCQEKH, from the coding sequence ATGAAACTTAAAAAACTGAAAATTGGCAAAACAGAGCTTTCTGGAAACCTTCTGCTCGCACCTATGGCAGATGTAACAAATCTGGCTTTCAGGCTGCTTTGCAGGCGGTATGGAGCTGACCTGACATATACTGAGATGATCAATGCAGACGCGCTGCTTAATGAGAGTAGGAAGTCTTTCATTAAAGGGTTGAGCTCTCCAGATGACAGGCCTTTCGGAGTTCAGCTTGTAGGGAGCTGTCCTGAGAAACTGAAGCAGGCAGCGCTTTTTATTGAAGAAGAGTACAGGCCTGAAATTATAGATATTAACATGGGCTGTCCCGCGAGATGCATCACAGTAGCCGGATGTGGTTCTGCTCTTCTTAATTCTCCGGAGCTTGTATATATGATAATCTCGGAGCTGACAGACTCCCTGAACACTCCGGTCAGCACAAAAATTCGCCTCCTCGGAAGGGAGGAAAAAACCCTTGAGATTGCCCGCCTGATAGAAAAGGCAGGAGCATCAGCTCTGACCGTTCACGGCAGGACAGCAACACAGATGTATTCAGGCAGCTCGAACATTCCGGGGATAAGAGCTGTCAAAAGTGAGCTTTCGATTCCTGTTATTGCAAACGGAGATGTCAGGGACGAGGAATCTGCAGAAAGAACACTGGAACTAACAGACTGTGACGGATTGATGATAGGGCGCGCAGCAATGGGGAACCCTTTCATTTTCAAAAGGATCGGACACTACCTGGAAACCGGTGAAAAGCTTGAAACAGATAAACAGTCCAGGCGGCTTGAAGATTTTGACACTTATATTTCCCTCCTTGAGGAACACGACCTGCTTTCATCTATAAACCTCAGGATGCATGCACACTGGTTTACCAAAGGGCTGCGTGGCTCGCGGCAGGTAAGAGAAAAAATTAATGGTTTGGAAGATGGAAGAGCTATAACTGAACTGTTAAGGAGTTTCTGCCAGGAAAAACACTAA
- a CDS encoding pyruvate ferredoxin oxidoreductase subunit gamma produces the protein MKEIRIHGRGGQGSVTAAEMLSVAAFEDGKFSQAFPAFGVERRGAPVQAFTRISDSPIRLRSQIYAPDYVIVQDATLLETVNVASGIKDDGIIIVNTTEKPESLKLNTKARVMTVDATKVAMDVMGIPIVNTVLLGAFAGATGEINVESIQKAIRARFAGKVGEKNAQAIQKAYQLIRGEEE, from the coding sequence ATGAAGGAAATCAGAATACACGGTCGAGGAGGCCAGGGTTCTGTTACTGCGGCTGAAATGCTTTCCGTTGCAGCTTTTGAAGATGGAAAGTTCAGCCAGGCCTTCCCCGCTTTTGGGGTCGAGCGAAGAGGCGCCCCTGTGCAGGCATTCACCAGAATCAGTGATAGTCCAATCAGACTCCGAAGTCAGATCTACGCCCCGGATTACGTTATTGTCCAGGATGCCACTCTGCTTGAAACTGTTAATGTTGCAAGCGGAATAAAAGATGACGGAATCATCATAGTTAACACCACAGAAAAGCCGGAAAGCCTGAAACTTAACACAAAAGCCAGGGTTATGACCGTGGACGCTACAAAGGTGGCAATGGACGTTATGGGCATCCCCATCGTTAACACTGTCCTCCTTGGAGCTTTTGCTGGCGCAACCGGAGAGATTAATGTGGAGTCCATCCAGAAAGCCATAAGGGCTCGTTTTGCCGGAAAAGTCGGAGAAAAAAATGCACAGGCAATTCAGAAAGCCTATCAACTGATCAGGGGAGAGGAAGAATGA
- a CDS encoding DNA-directed DNA polymerase II small subunit: MGKGRENQVEIMDEINIVRAVIEEGYQISPLAVELIKSSNSPDSLLKYVLSTVDDCVFVIEPEHIDLKGFEASRAVSEVASGSSSEIVSRMPSDSASSPALRPVDHEMARILNPLSNNLKETVLVSSVESEPASTLGVPDSNPETDSDILSSREPTLDFIANPVAKSVADPVPNSTNESGSSSFVTASTANSARGSLSSSVKSSLSSGGTERQASSFFGQAGSPSLSASNHVSRTNSLFSNPGNAFPSRPRNEGIRHLSGRNPVTVISDITGHSTCVGEYMQFVQYFRDRYSRLSEILRSRMNARPIESLKRRSFRRGSDGGNEELSIIGMVSDISSTNNGHKILSLEDPTGSFSVLIRNSDKELFELASRLLLDEVIGVTGSVTNDGNLMMATKILQPDVPNSVQRRTGSHGKAVLISDVHVGSSQFLEDAWLDFLDFLKGESDSEEMREVASQVRYLVVAGDLVDGIGIYPDQEMELDILDVYEQYRKAAEYFREVPEHIRVIISPGNHDAVRQAEPQPALPERICVDFPENVTFVGNPALVDLDGVRILIYHGRSIDDLVASVPGVSYQEPAGAVLEMLKRRHLAPTYGSRVSISPEKKDYFIIDPVPDIIHTGHVHTLGVQRYKNVLLVNSGTWQAQTEFQKRVNLMPVPARVPVVDLADFDVKILSFD, translated from the coding sequence ATGGGCAAAGGTCGAGAAAATCAGGTCGAAATTATGGATGAAATCAATATTGTAAGGGCAGTTATAGAAGAAGGGTATCAGATAAGTCCGCTAGCAGTAGAACTAATTAAATCGAGTAACTCCCCTGACAGTCTTCTAAAATACGTCCTTTCAACTGTTGACGATTGTGTTTTCGTTATTGAACCCGAACATATAGACCTGAAAGGTTTTGAGGCTTCAAGAGCAGTTTCAGAAGTGGCTTCCGGATCATCTTCCGAAATTGTTTCCAGGATGCCTTCAGACAGTGCTTCTTCTCCTGCTTTAAGACCAGTAGATCATGAGATGGCAAGAATTCTTAATCCTCTTTCAAACAATCTTAAGGAAACAGTATTAGTCTCAAGTGTTGAATCTGAACCGGCTTCAACACTTGGTGTCCCGGACAGCAATCCAGAAACAGATTCTGATATTCTATCTTCTCGAGAACCCACTCTTGATTTTATTGCTAATCCTGTTGCTAAATCTGTTGCTGATCCTGTTCCCAATTCTACTAATGAGTCTGGTTCTTCTAGTTTCGTTACTGCTTCAACTGCCAATTCTGCTCGTGGTTCTCTTTCCAGCTCTGTCAAATCATCACTATCTTCAGGAGGTACAGAAAGGCAGGCTTCCTCTTTTTTCGGACAGGCAGGCTCTCCTTCTCTTTCTGCTTCCAACCATGTTTCCAGAACAAACTCCCTCTTCTCAAACCCGGGAAATGCTTTTCCTTCAAGACCCAGAAATGAAGGAATCAGGCATCTTTCAGGCCGCAATCCTGTTACCGTGATTTCCGATATCACAGGTCATTCAACCTGTGTTGGGGAGTACATGCAGTTCGTACAGTATTTCAGGGACAGGTACAGCAGGCTCTCTGAGATCCTTAGAAGCAGGATGAATGCACGCCCTATAGAAAGTTTGAAAAGAAGAAGTTTTCGCCGGGGATCAGATGGGGGCAACGAGGAACTATCGATTATAGGGATGGTTTCAGATATCAGCAGTACAAATAACGGGCACAAAATTCTTTCTCTTGAAGACCCGACAGGCTCTTTTTCAGTGCTTATCCGAAACAGCGACAAAGAACTCTTTGAACTGGCTTCTCGGCTTCTTCTGGACGAGGTTATCGGAGTAACAGGTTCGGTCACGAATGACGGAAATCTTATGATGGCTACAAAGATTCTCCAGCCTGATGTCCCTAATAGCGTCCAGCGCAGGACAGGAAGCCATGGGAAAGCTGTACTCATTTCCGATGTTCATGTGGGCAGCTCCCAGTTTCTGGAAGATGCATGGCTGGACTTTCTGGACTTCTTAAAGGGAGAATCCGACTCGGAAGAGATGCGGGAGGTCGCATCCCAGGTACGTTATCTCGTTGTCGCAGGAGATCTTGTGGACGGAATTGGAATTTATCCCGACCAGGAAATGGAACTCGATATTCTGGATGTCTATGAACAGTACAGGAAAGCAGCAGAGTACTTCAGGGAAGTTCCCGAACACATCCGTGTGATTATAAGTCCAGGAAATCACGATGCTGTACGTCAGGCAGAACCTCAGCCTGCCCTGCCTGAGAGGATCTGCGTGGATTTTCCCGAGAATGTCACCTTTGTAGGTAATCCTGCCCTTGTGGACCTTGACGGCGTCCGAATCCTTATCTATCATGGAAGGTCGATTGACGATCTTGTGGCAAGTGTTCCCGGAGTTTCATATCAGGAGCCTGCAGGTGCAGTTCTTGAGATGCTTAAGCGCAGGCATCTTGCCCCAACTTACGGAAGCAGGGTTTCCATATCACCGGAGAAAAAGGATTATTTTATAATTGATCCCGTTCCTGATATTATTCACACAGGGCACGTTCATACCCTGGGAGTCCAGCGCTATAAAAATGTTCTTTTAGTTAATTCCGGAACATGGCAGGCTCAGACAGAGTTCCAGAAGCGCGTAAACCTGATGCCTGTACCTGCCCGGGTTCCCGTTGTAGATCTTGCCGATTTTGACGTGAAAATTCTGTCATTCGATTAA